A portion of the Anabas testudineus chromosome 22, fAnaTes1.2, whole genome shotgun sequence genome contains these proteins:
- the il11ra gene encoding interleukin-11 receptor subunit alpha produces the protein MPGFLSGPVCLTVVCFLSWSLRSSCAQILADEVSDVQYGRLGSNVTLACGKSKIRIPVVWRLNQSSALPWHKVTSDGALLLLNVSHSAQGNYSCYDSDGFLLHVVKLMLGHPPGLLSISCQVPNHTHVRCSWVESVKTFLPSMYNASFRGNGQEWTPCIVDVIHRHCDVHQPAFWLTIHTLRITQTNGLNSETTFAQFSLHKLLKPDPPESLSVQEIAGYPKRLNVSWNFPSSWPIHDAFPLKFQIRYKPQGSVYWSEISSEVSSATIYDALAGHLHQVQVRARDEVNIDSQWSEWSALLLARPWSAYTTPDPEEDLPNNVFPFSSKPETFTTKPHNVVPEDEGNLGLVILLVLFSVVILTTVLSLIFVVWVRQKQRDHVTKQELASMVKMKSMPI, from the exons ATGCCAGGCTTTTTGTCGGGTCCTGTGTGTCTGACAGTCGTCTGTTTTTTATCTTGGTCGCTGCGTTCCAGTTGTGCTCAGATTTTGGCCGAcgaag tgtcaGACGTGCAGTATGGGCGCCTGGGGTCAAATGTGACACTGGCATGCGGGAAGTCAAAAATCAG AATACCTGTGGTGTGGCGTCTCAACCAAAGCTCAGCATTGCCATGGCACAAAGTGACATCAGATGGAGCCTTACTTCTGCTGAACGTCAGCCACTCAGCACAGGGAAACTACAGCTGCTATGACAGCGACGGGTTCCTCCTCCATGTCGTCAAACTGATGCTAGGGC ATCCCCCTGGGCTGCTGAGCATTTCCTGTCAAGTGCCCAACCACACACATGTTCGCTGCTCCTGGGTAGAATCTGTAAAGACCTTCCTGCCATCGATGTACAATGCCTCCTTCAG GGGGAATGGTCAGGAGTGGACTCCATGCATCGTGGATGTCATCCACAGGCACTGTGATGTACATCAGCCGGCCTTCTGGCTGACCATCCATACCCTCAGAATCACTCAGACCAATGGCCTTAATTCTGAGACAACATTTGCCCAGTTTAGTTTACATAAGCTAT tgaaACCAGACCCTCCAGAGTCATTGTCGGTCCAGGAGATAGCAGGTTATCCTAAAAGGTTAAACGTGTCGTGGAATTTCCCCTCCTCCTGGCCGATTCACGATGCTTTCCCCCTAAAATTTCAGATCAGATACAAGCCACAGGGCTCTGTGTACTGGTCAGAG ATTTCCTCTGAGGTGAGTTCAGCAACAATATATGACGCTCTGGCCGGCCACCTTCACCAGGTACAAGTTCGAGCCCGGGATGAGGTGAACATTGACAGCCAGTGGAGTGAATGGAGTGCTTTGCTTCTAGCTCGGCCCTGGTCAG CCTACACCACCCCTGACCCAGAAGAGGATCTCCCAAACAATGTTTTCCCCTTCAGCTCAAAGCCCGAGACTTTCACTACAAAACCACACA ATGTCGTACCTGAGGATGAAGGTAATTTGGGTTTGGTGATTCTGCTGGTTTTGTTCTCCGTGGTCATCCTCACCACTGTTCTTTCCCTCATCTTTGTTGTGtg ggtgAGACAGAAGCAGCGTGACCATGTGACCAAACAGGAACTTGCCTCTATGGTCAAGATGAAGTCCATGCCAATCTAA